A single Equus quagga isolate Etosha38 chromosome 8, UCLA_HA_Equagga_1.0, whole genome shotgun sequence DNA region contains:
- the LOC124243772 gene encoding centromere protein J-like: protein MPTGRDIPSEDEPTVFEDEKAAHPSSQSLQKSNGRKSPVPAANVALKEDEPAADGNGEIIMSVFASYFASCYTSTSPSQSPVGSSPAQVQTDEFPGSSPNMAEPQNLPVEAVSSPNALQHMDTKIEKEEKAEEIQPPDGQVEQALSDSCKVIAFSKGTEKDTSVDKKTTNISAEKKTTVLWFLNGDVKKILPDQRVIYRHTSAQTMHTIYPNGLEVVQFPNGQTEKFYPDGSKEIMFLDGTVKHLKDGQEEIVFPDGTTVSVERNGDKTIVFSNGQREIHTAQFKRREYPDGTSKTVYCNGHQETKYASGRVRIKDETGNIILEKK, encoded by the exons GCTGCACACCCATCTTCCCAAAGTCTGCAAAAATCGAACGGCAGGAAGTCCCCAGTGCCAGCTGCGAATGTCGCGCTCAAGGAGGACGAGCCAGCCGCAGACGGAAATGGTGAGATCATCATGAGCGTTTTTGCTTCCTATTTTGCCTCCTGCT ACACGAGCACATCACCCTCCCAGAGTCCTGTGGGCAGCTCTCCCGCCCAGGTGCAGACTGACGAGTTCCCCGGGTCCTCCCCGAACATGGCCGAGCCCCAG aATCTTCCTGTAGAAGCGGTATCTTCCCCAAATGCATTACAACACATGGACACTAagatagaaaaggaggaaaaagcagaagaaatacaACCCCCAGATGGCCAG GTGGAGCAGGCGCTCAGTGACAGCTGTAAAGTCATCGCCTTctcaaaaggcacagagaaggacACGAGTGTTGACAAGAAGACCACCAACATCAGTGCTGAGAAGAAGACCACGGTCCTGTGGTTTCTTAATGGAGACGTGAAGAAGATCCTTCCAGATCAGAGAGTG ATATATCGTCACACGAGTGCTCAGACGATGCACACGATCTATCCCAATGGTTTGGAAGTGGTGCAGTTTCCTAACGGGCAGACAG AAAAATTCTATCCTGATGGCTCAAAGGAAATCATGTTTCTGGATGGGACAGTGAAACATCTTAAAGACGGACAAGAAGAGATTGTATTTCCTGACGGGACAACTGTGAGTGTGGAAAG GAACGGCGACAAAACCATTGTGTTCAGCAATGGGCAGAGGGAAATCCACACGGCCCAGTTCAAGAGGAGGGAATACCCCGACGGCACCAGCAAGACTGTGTATTGCAACGGCCACCAGGAGACCAAGTACGCCTCTGGTAGGGTTAGGATCAAAGATGAGACTGGAAACATCATCCTGGAAAAGAAGTAG